The genomic DNA tccaattacgacctctaacatgctcttttgccatcttgaaaattctggaaatgagaataaatggtataaagaaaaattggaagaattgtaggagaaaagtgagttttgtgtggatgtttgaacaaatacataggtatttatagagtttttggttgaattttaagttaaataattttttaaaattattctagccgttggatttaaatttggaccgttagatcttttttttttaccgttatatttaattatgtttgatctaaaccgttggattcaataaatacataaatataaaactaaaaaaaaaaattgaacctggaccgttggattaaccaaTGGCCCAGTTAAATGTcaccgttggatataaaaagtAGCCGTTGGGCTGCTTTTTGGAATGATTGCTGAGGGAACACCCCACGTGGGGCTGTCGGCTGGGCTGAAATGCCTGGCGCGTGGGTGAGTGGCGGAAAGGGAACTGGGCTTCACAACCCATGTTTCACTCACAATAGGTAGGGCCCATAATGACTTTTGGCCTAAAAACGGGCCGGTATTTGGCCTTCTTttaagttttgggttttaggttttatttagcacatgggttggagtgggttttggGGGGAAAAAAAGGGGAATTTTAGGTTGTAAGCcattgttggagatggtctaagtaAAATgtcattgtgcaaaaaaaaacaCGGTGAAAGTGGAGATCATGGAGTTCTTCAACCACTACTAAATACCAATCGGTTTTtaataattgttttaattttaatatggtatcagaacAAGGTATTCACGATAATTGATTTTGgcaacatattttaaaaataaaatgacgcGGATATATAACTCAGATGCCcttatttttgggaactttaacgaaaagctcctggtaaatcacatttttacattaaaaaatcaatcatggtactatttattttaccctttattttgtcttttttgtaaaaactgaaaattttcaatttttttcattagttttcctcttattttttttatactatttttatttttctttgatattTGGTCCATTATACTTCAAAATTTGCAGACCAGAAGTATatctatattattattaaaaaaaccctcattgacaaaatgacaatcatatccatatttttcttattttaccctttttttttatacttatttttcctattttaccctcacttttgatacacaacaTTTACATAATGAGGACAAAGCAGTAATtacctttttttcttattttgccctcacttttgatacacactaTTGACAAacggagggcaaaatagtaattttgtaccttttgacaaaatgacaatcatatccttatttttccaattttaccctcacttttgatacataatatttacataataaaaaaaaatagtaattatgtaatattaaaaaaaaatgtacttattaagagaaattattCGTACACACAAAATGTGTGCTCTCTGTCagtaataattaataaaagttTAACACCAAAGATCGTGGGCCGTACATGACAACGACTCATGATTTCATCACCCAAttaagatctctctctctctctgtatacATGAAGTTGGGAGACACATGCAGACAAGGAAAGCTATGGAAAGCTGCAAAGGCATGGGACCCCTTTAACGGAATCTCCATTAAAATCAGAAGACCATGACTAGATGAACaactattttaattatttttagtttatttaataCTTTTGATTATGCTACTCAGTACTAAAATTGATACTATTTATCTTtacttgaaagtgagaggtcttaattTCGAATCTTATagatgacgaatttgataccacATTAAGCTACCTATTATGTGGCTTAGTTGAACTACCCTTCCTCTTAATGGAATTGAATAATTAGGGTTAGGGATATAGGAGATTGGGGGCTACATTTCTGTAAGCATTATATATAGTTAAACAAAGCAAAAAGTTTAGGTTGGGGATAATATTgaaccacttagtactacggtttaatgatatttttcttacaaaatcacttataagtaaaaagtCGTAAATTCGAATTCTCGTTGAAAGTGTATTCgaatcaaattattatgataaatcTATTGTAAGGGTTAATTCACTCTTTTTATTAGTGTAGATAGTATtggatgtattaaaaaaaaatagagcttCCCAGTCTTGTCTTCTAGTCTAATCATTGGAGAAGAATAAGCTGCATAAGATACCTCTTAAATCTTGGTTTGTTTGGTTTCTTtacaaattgaaatgaaataatgattTTTGTGAAATTGAAAACTAGTTTGTTAACTACTTCTGTACTCTAGCTCGtaattattttcagtttttagacCAAAAAGTGAAAGCTTCTTTGGTTTtagttttcgatttttttttaacttgaaaattaaaagtgatTACTAAACGAGTTTTCTATATTTTAACAAACATatactaaaactaaaatttgaaaaaaaaaaaaaaaaaaagagttatgaaATGGGGTGTTTCGGAGCCTTGTCAGGGCAACTCCACCATGGGGGAAAGTGctttaagaaaaagaagagaaaagcaACCAAAAATAGAAAAGTTACTTGGTGAGTATATGAGTTAAGAGACTAGTAATCGTTGATTTTTAGGTTAGTATCACAGAAGTTAGGAGTTTGAACtttttaaagtgaaaatgataataTAACTTTTTTAAGTGAAAATGATAATATATATTGATTGAAGAAAGGAACAAAACCTAGTGGGAGAAAGTTTGACTTGTGTCATAAAGGATTATGCGAGTTGGACTACAATGACCAAAGCAACATACCATTTCCCTGCTCAGGGAAATTGAAAGGAGTCAGACCCCTAACTAAATGCCCCTCTTTCTTATGTTCACAAGctaataaaactcaaataaaGCATCCAAAAGAAAATGTAGAAGATCCTCGACCCACAGTCTCCACGTTAAATGACATCCCGAACTACGGTTTGAACTTAAAACTTGTGCTGGGGACCTTTTGATCAAGTTGGGTTTGGGCCTAGGTGAAAACTCCTAGCTCCCCTTATTCGTTTCCATTGAAATAATTTGAAAGAATTAGCATGTCTTAGAAAGTATTCTAGTTGAATTAATGACTCTAATTAAAGCGTGGCGTGGAAACTAAATGCTTATTAGTTTAGGGTGAGAGAAAACCTGTGCATGCTTACATACTTTTAAAAATGTTTATGTGgtttcaaaatttatcggaatttaaatatttttaggttaaaatgttcataaaattaatttaggatagcctacataatttttttttttaaaagttaatttaaaaaaaaatagccttaattcattctttgataatttggggctaaaattttGAGCCAGAAGagttggagtagaaaaactgtttctgggctaaaacctaaattttctgggctaaatatttttaggttttaggtcaccattggagatggtcttaagtGAGGAGGATAACCTACTCTAAGGGAAGGTTAATTGAATCAAGTCCAACACTAACGTTCTAGCCATCCACATGAGTCAAACTTGAAATCACTCACtcacaaataaagaaaaatatcactcaTACCACGTTACTAATTGGTTCCACTTTCCCTGTGTTAGTTAAGTCTTATCAACATCTGAAGGGATATCCCTATACCTATGGGATGGCTACACGGAAAACGATAACGATGAGAACTTGAAAAAGGAAGTTCACGAGAAGTAGTGAACAAAAGCTTGATGTCTCTCTTTATCCAACACCACCTCACAAGTCATAGGCACATTTTTTGTATGCGTCTCACTGCAAGTGTTGGAGGGATTTTGAACATGAATCTTAGTTAGGTACAAAATTATTGTATTAGCCAAAAGGATTCATTGattgctcaaaaaaaaaaaaaaaaaaatattacaaatatTCTTCACACGTAACATTCTTTTCGGCGTTGCATAGTATAGACGAATTAATAATTCTATGAAAATGTCGAAGCATGCTTAAGTAGAAAACTACAGAAACAAGTGAAGAGGGTAACTAGGCAAGTAATAAAAGTGGATTCACCAGAGAAAAATACATGGAAAATAAGAacttgtttggatgtgcttttaaaataactgaaagcgtttttagagaaaatgttttttggttccaaaagcacttaaagttctttctgcaagaagcatcaGTTATTTGCTTCTTTCAGGAAACACTTTATGTGATTTTccttactaaggattggttccaaaaacatttttataaaaaaacgctttcaatcattttaaaagcacatccaaacgagttgTAAGACGACAACATCATCTGATCGTTGCAAGAAATCGGAAAAGGTGATGGTGATTCTGAGATATTATGTGGATGATTCCTATGGCTGGCGCAGTTACTGGAGAGATCTCGATAGCCTATCCATATGAACAATTGCTAGAATGTACTTCCAAGTGCATTGCGAATTTAGTGTGGAAAAGAAAGAGGAACAAGTTTCAAACATTCATCAAGACAGGGATCGGAGAATAGTACTTGAGAACGCGAAGCCTTGTCTGAATCAAGGATGCTAAAGGCAACATCTTAGGAACCTATTTAGTGCATCCATCTCTTTGAGTGCTCCATGTATGGCTCTAGAAATCCAATAAACTGAAATGCCACGAGGAACACAATCATTTTGTTGCTTCTCGAAAATTCAAAACTAGAAGCTTAAGCTAATGTAATGCGTTTTAAGTAAACGATACAACTGTTGTTAagctcataaaaaaaaaaaatccaactgtATTAATTAGACACAATCTAGGGCCATGGTGAAACCTTAGATTGAGAGTACAGATAAAAACACAGTTAGAAATGGATGCAGATACCTTACTACCATCACTCGACCACCGTGCACCATATCCTTCAGCAACCCTGATTTCAAAGACGGCGGCATGTGGTTGAACAATATGCACATTTAACCAGCAACAATGTGTCATTAAACGACTGATCACATCCAATGCAAGCCTGTTTTTATTGGAAtctaaaaggagaaagaaaggtaACAAAGCCTGATCttaatacaaaaaatacaaaagtttACATGTATGAATAAAACTTGGTTTCAGACACAACGAAAACGAAAAAAAGACAAGTGGGGCACAAAGCTTGTCATATTCAACCGTGGAATTAACATTTGCAATTTATTACCACAACCCAAAAACATGACAAAATATTAGGAGCTTATCGGATCATTCAATGCTTTTAAGGAGGTCGACATCAGATCTGGTATGACAGATGATAGCGTTATTCAATATTGCCCTTATCCTCAGGCCTACAATTTTATGTAAATATCTAAGAAATATGAATGATTCTTCTGTACTAATCCACAGAGCCGTATCACTACTTACAACTTTTAAAGTGTTCGTAACAGATGTATTAGCCGTTATATTTACTACTATCTATTACACAGATAATAACAGATGTGTTGACTACTATCTACCAAACACAATCTATGATAAATATAAACGAATGGAAATAATACACTTGTAAGGCTGACACAATATCAAAAAGAATCATATTGCATAAGAGTACTCTACCCGTGAAACAAATAACACTATCTTCATGTGAAAGAGTGACTTGTATTGCATTAGGATAATTTATCTGTCCCATGAGCAGGGACAGAGCTAGGATTTTTTTCTCGGGTGGGCTGTAACTCTAGGTTACATAACCTGTTAAAATCTTAATATAATGAGAAAACCTCAAAGACTCAAACATACaacaaaagcaagaaacaaacatGCAATGCAAATATGTACAACATAAACTACTTATAAAATCAATATAATGAGAATACTTCGAAGACTCAAACAATTGCACAAAACAAGCTCGACAAACAAAAACAACCGAGTACAATCCTCAATCACATAACCTAAATTAAGTGAAACGCGTGAAGTATTAAAGCTTCTCAACACTTACTCAGGAAGGCTGAGTTTGACTAAATCATTACAACTACTActaatttttttcccttctaaTATTCTCACTTAGGCTGCAGCCCAAGGCCTGCCCACAAATAAAttagttcaatttttttctccataattatattcattgtGGGTCTTGTTTGATAAATATTGATGAGGTTTACACGAGatacaaatttagaaaaaaaggaCATATGCAAGAAAAGTTGGAGATTTGAATTTTGTAAAATGTAGTACTTATTATATTGCACCCTCTGGTTCTGATACTTAAAAGATGTATAAACATTCAGACTCAGAAGTAAATATCATAATTATATGTGTAACTCAACCCATAAAAAACAAGATGGTAATGACATCTCCAGAGTCTAGATTTAAATCAGGGCACTAAAAGTTGCTCACCGTTTCCATCTATAGTACCCCAATATTTACTGATACTCCGCTCTGCGTGTTTTGCCAGGGCCCTAGCTCCATGAGTCAATGTGCTATGTTCAACCTTTAGCCAGAAAGAACAAAGTTCATTAAGCATACAAAGATACATAAAATCAATCTCCAAAGCCTCTAGGAATAAAAGACATGccgaaaagagaacctcaaattTTTAGTATATTTTATTCCTTTATCAATATATAATCAGACTTTGTTATGACAACCTGATCTACGTTTAATTGACAGGGTCCAATGTCTGTTGAAATATATGTAACAGAAAACACCAGAAGATTGATGCAAATACATATGCCTACATGAAAATCAACAGTCAAGCTTTCCTTTTTCTGATTTGATCATTTTAGATGTTAAAAAAGTTTACATAAGTGGTTCTGAAATGCCTACCATGCAAAGTTAAAGGGAATGCACAACACATTTTTCCAAGAAAGGATTATCAGTGTCTTACATTCAATTTATATGGCAGCATAAACGATGACAGAAGAGTAGACCTTGGAGGGGGAAGAGCCTCTGGAATAGTCCCTGTGGTATGTGCCAGACCAAGAAGGCCTTGAAGACCTCCCTTATTCAATCCCTGAATAGAACAATATACCTATCAAAACTTTCATAAGACGTAGTGAACTTTTATCAACTCAAGGCAGCTTGATTACAGAATTCCTCAATATGATGGTATCGAGCACAAGGTTTACAAGTGATCAGACTAAACTAATTTACCCTATCCACACGATGAGGTGAATGTCTAAGAATGCAGAAAGAAATACACTTACAAAGAGCATGCCAGCTAATAAATTGTAAGGCTGGAGAGGCAATTTTGAAACACTAATCGCTAGGACACCATTTGACATTTCCTTCTCCTTGGTGTAAAACTTTCTGTAAACTTGCACACCTGTAAGTAGCATGCCCTTTAGTCTTGAACAATTGTAATCAAGGCCATAAATCACTTGttgatgattaaaaaaaaaaaaaaattattaagacatTTAGGGCCTATTTGTATTGAATGAGTTCTGGTAATGGATTTGGATTCGGAGGTCCAAATCCAAAACCTGTTGCTTGGGGCTGGTTTTAGTAATTGAATTTGGATTTTCCCCAAAGGCTTCCAGAATTCGAACAGCTAAATCTAGGATTTCAAATTATTGCGAAATCCACAGTAAGCCCTCCCTCCTTCCTTTGATCAGTGTCTCTATGATATTATGTATCAGTTAGCAAAATCCAGAAACAATAAACTTCTGACTCTTCTTCCAACACATGAATTAGTTTCGCAACTCATATTGTAAATGCAAGTGCAAGGGATATGCTAAACTTTGCACCAAACCAGTATCGCTGCCTTTTCTTCCCCCATCTTCTGCTCAAAAAATTTGGTTCTTATGCAACATTAGAACACAGAACACACGAACTAGCTCCACTTTTAACATGGTCATTTGACGGTTAATAACTTACTAGTACATGATAAATCATTACAGCATGTGAGGCAGATTGTTTAGACAGTTTTCTCATAATCAAGGACGGACAAAAAATTTTGCACAGAATCTCCCTTTTACATTCAAAAGATTATAGTTTCATGGTATTTTATAAATAGCTTTCTGAATAAGTTCCAATTCTTGTGAATACCAAGAATTGAGATACTCTCACAACAAGCGCTATCTTTTTTTGCTGTACATTGAACCTTTTTATCATGGTAGCATCTAAGATTctaagctaataaataataactaCAAACTGGCACAGtaggaaataaaatataagCAGCTACCTTGTTCAATGGTTTCAACTCCAGGAAGGACTTTAGATAGACCCTCAGCCTCCATCATATCAGAGAACAAAGAATAACTGTGAACATCCTGCAAATCCATTAACTCATAGCAGAGCCAAGGTGAATATATGAAACAAGAAACTAATAACAAAAAGCACAGGCACCTGAACTTCAATTAGTAGACATTTATTGAAGAGAATCGAAGATCCTGAGACAATTCTGCAtccatagaaaataaaaattaaaaacatgaaAGATAAATTCATTCGATATACAAAACCCTAGTGGATGAATAACAACTATACACATTGTAACATTGATGAGATGGAAGTAAAACCCAAAATGAAGAGAAATCTAGATAAATTCTTTTCACTTAATCACACAAAGCAACAAAAGCATGGTCCATAAAATACATAAGCTCGTGCAACGTCAAAGCCAGTTCACAAGTAGCTATGAAAGCACAATATGCTGCAAGAATGAGATATTTTCTAcaccaaattaatataaaaaaaatgcatcTAGTGAATAGAAAAAACATAAAGCTTATAGTGgacaagaaattaaataaaatatacaatCCCCAAAACAAAATCAGTCACCAACAATAATCAGAGCACCACTCCATTACACCCCCCATGAAACTTTTTCGTTCGGGAGGAAACATGATTATGGTATTAAGAATGTGAAGTACAATGCAGATGGAACAGCAGTGCGAGATCCACAACCCTCATCATAGAATAAACAAGAGAGCCAAAACAAAGAATATGACGCTACAGCATCCACCCATGCCTAAAATAGAAACAGAAGACACCCAAACAACAGCCAGGACAGCTAGACAGAGAGTAGACAATCATAAAAGACAAAGAGGCCAAAGCCTACAGAGACCCAACTTTTCTCTCAAAAACTAACTTTTCCTTTCCTCCATCTTACCCAGAAAATAGCTAGCACATTATCCACATTCAAAAGCACAAAATTGTAGAAACAAGTATCTACATGAAAAGGCCGCACCCTACTCAACGATTGAGTGTCACCTAGAAACCTGAAAACAATTATAACGCAATCAAAAGGTCACTGAACAATGAACAAAGAGATGGTCAATGCTCCCAGCATCCCCATACAGTGAGATGTGGCCTCTTCAGTTGATGAACCTCACTAAGTATTCACCCTTCCACGAGTAACAATTGAAGCAAAAACTGAACCTTAGCCTTCCAAATCTACAAGGGATGGACTGAAAGTGGGAAATTGTAATCCTCAAATAAGGAGCGGCAAAAGTTAAAACCTAAGGCTTGAAGACTCAAGATGTTCCATAAATTCTAAAAGGTGTCTTGAGCTCACTCAAATTTCTGTAAATGTTCAAGGGCCAAATCCTTTGGCTTCCAAAACTAGATCTGAGAAAACCAGTCTACATAATGATATGCCTTCTAAAAGCCCTTTTCTCAGTGATATACTCTTCTGCCATCTCATATGCTACCACCACTCTGTGTATAATTTGGCTAGCTCTCACCAAAGGCACTTTAGGAAGGCAAGATTGAGTTGTCAAGAACCTCCCTAAATCTGAATGGCAGTACTTTGGCTAGAACTTTTTATAAACTAGAAACAAGGCTAATAGGTCAGTAAGCATGAATCTTCAAGGAGTCCAATTTTTGGTTATTGAGTGCATGATAATAGGGCAAATGACAAGTCATCCAATGTAGTTACTGTTAAGTAGTATGATAAAGCTAAATGTAATCAGTTATGTTAGTTACTGTAATTAGTTAAGATAGTTGAGGGTATTCTTGTAATTAGACTAAGGCAGCTAAGGCTATATATATTCACATCTGTGTAACTGATTATTCTATTCAATACAATCAGAAAACTTACAGAGGAAGTTTTCTGTTTCTATATGGTATCACGCCATTCTGCTTCCCAGCACTGATCTTCTCTTCCGCTCGACAAATCGATCGTTTCTTGATCGTTTCTCTCTGATTCTTTGCTTTTTTGTCTTTGATCTCTCTTGAATCTTGATCTCTTCAAGATATGGCTGCTCAATTTGACTCACCACCCACTGGATCGTCTTCTCCGATCATCTCTCCTTCgatccaaaaccctaattcttcctCTAATCCCAGTCCTTTGAACTCGTATACCTCTCTTACGATTCACAACATTGGCAGTATGGTGCCGATCAAGCTGAAACGATCCAACTATCTGCCATGGCGAGCACTGTTTGCTCCCATTTTCCGCCGCTACAAACTTCTTGGTATCATTGATGGCACTGAGATCTGTCCTTTGCCCTTCTTGCCTGATCGCTCGATGAACCCTGCCTTTGAGGATTGGTATGAAAAGGATCAAAATCTTTTGATTTGGCTTAATTCTACCCTCTCCGAAGAAATCATTCTGTTCACAGTTGGTGTTTCTTCTTCTCGCGAGCTCTGGGTAAAGCTTGAACAGCGCTTTGGTGGTGTTTCGGAGGCTCATATTCACCAATTGCGATCGCGGCTCCAATCAATTCAGAAAGGCTCTTAATCCATCTCTGATTATCTGCAACAAATCAAGGAAATTGCTGATTCCTTGCAAGCTGCTGGTGCCTCAGTGTCCGATCGTGACCTAATTGCTGTTTACACTTCATGGATTGCCTAATGACTTCGAATCCTTTATTGATTCAATTATGTTGCGGTTATCTTCTACCTCCCTTGATGAGCTCCATGGTCTCTTACTCACCAAAGAGTTATCTATGGCTCGCCGCCGGCCTATTATTCCTTCTTCTACTactgagccttttcaagctttttCTGTCCACTCTCAACCTCCCCTGCTTCCTACTCCATATGCTTTTGCTGCTCAACATCAACCTCTTCACTCTGCTTCTCGGTTTAACTCCAACCGTGGTAAGCCATCTCGAGGTAACTTCTCTTCTAATCGCAACAGTCGCAATTTTCACAATTCTCGTGGTACTTTTTCTACAAATCGTGGCAATCGCAATTATCAAGGATCTCGCCACTTTCAAGGTTCTTCCACCTTCAAAGTTCCGTGTCAGATCTGTGGTTCTACAAGTCATGAGGCACTTGACTGCTTTGATCGTATGAATCCGGACATCTGTGGTCGAATCCCTCCAGCCAAACTTGCTGCTATGTGTGCGCATAATTCAGTCAAACCATCTCAGCCTTGGTTAATTGACTCTGGTGCCACTTCCCACATCACCAATGATGTAGCCAATATTTCTTCTCCTACTCCCTACACTGGAGAGGACAAAGTCTACATTGGCGATGGTAAAGGATTGTCTATTCATCATATTGGTTCATCATCTCTGCACACTCCCCATAATTCCTTTAAACTGAGcaatgttttacatgttccttTTATGAAACACAATCTCCTATCTGCTTATCAGTTTCTTAAGGATAATAACTGTTCATTGACTCTTGACCCTTATGGATCCATTGTCAAGGATCGCATTTCGGGGAAGATGCTTTTGCACGGCCCTGTTAGGGATGGTTTCTATCCTCTCCAAGGTTCCACCAGTCTCCATCCATCTCCCTCAGCTCTTCTCAGCATCAAAGCACCTGTCACACTATGGCACAAGCACCTTGGCCATCCTTCCTCCTCCATTTTCCGAAGGGTTATATCTACTAATAATCTTGCACTACAAGGCAAGAAGAGTGTTGATTTTTTCTGCTCAGACTGTGCACTTGCCAAGAACCACAAGCTTCCTTTTGGAGTGGCTTCTTCATCAACAACTCAAAGTCTCCAACTTCTGCATTGTGATCTATGGGGCCCTGCCTCTGTTACATCTAATAGTGGTTTCAAGTATTACCTACTTCTTGTTGATGACTTTAGCAAATATAGTTGGTTTTTTCCATTGAAGTCCAAATCTGATGTATTTTCTACATTTGTTACTTTCAAAAGCTATGTAGAAAACTTTAGTGGCAATAAAATCAAGATTCTGCGCTCAGATTCAGGGGGTGAATTCACCAGTCACTCCCTTGCTTCTTTTCTTCGAACACATGGCATATTACATCAATTTAGTTGTCCACATACTcctgaacaaaatggttgtG from Pyrus communis chromosome 17, drPyrComm1.1, whole genome shotgun sequence includes the following:
- the LOC137721726 gene encoding uncharacterized protein, whose amino-acid sequence is MAERVNLADTLEELLNFTLQSFVNGTLEFDLGLPKDFCSQLLQPEPEPEPNDDLFPPSLSDTTDCFQGIPPYPLYKCLALALHESIISGTFLGTRHNVASDVQESSLKEEENGWQKLISEKGSELFNMLKAVDFELHVQEPFFSQLKDGLKTIEGRCAIGDYCRIVSGSSILFNKCLLIEVQDVHSYSLFSDMMEAEGLSKVLPGVETIEQGVQVYRKFYTKEKEMSNGVLAISVSKLPLQPYNLLAGMLFGLNKGGLQGLLGLAHTTGTIPEALPPPRSTLLSSFMLPYKLNVEHSTLTHGARALAKHAERSISKYWGTIDGNDSNKNRLALDVISRLMTHCCWLNVHIVQPHAAVFEIRVAEGYGARWSSDGSKFIGFLEPYMEHSKRWMH